GTTCGATATTTCtggatatttataattatttGGATGCTAGGGTTGGAATTTTTCAAATTGTCTCGTTTGCTTTGGGTGTCgaaagattagattttttttttgtccccCGCTCTATATTTGCGTCCTCTCACCCCCCCTTGTATTGATTCTTGAATTTACATTTGCCTGATATGATAATATGATGTTTCTACTGATTTTATATTCTGCGGAATTGTTGGAGATGATCGACTCGAAATTTCGGAGAAATTGGATGTATTTTGATCCATGTTGTATCCAAAATGAGATTTTTGGGGCTTGCATTTTAACGAACAAAAAGGGATTTGTTCATGTATaactaactagaaactgttcagATTACATCTTTTGCGTAATTGATTTATGTgtgtttattatttatgatggccGTGCCGTCTTATCACCTTTCCTTGAGAAACATTTTGAAATACTGATTTAAAACTTTTGTCATTGTAAACGTTAATGTTTTCATATGGCTACCAGATTTGATGCTTGTATTACTGAGTCCAAGTGTTGAACAATATCTCAGTATTCAAAAGCAAGGATAAGATTGAAGGGTCGGCATAAAACTTGAATCCCTCTCATCTCCTTTGCTCCTCCGATGGGATCATTTTTGAGCTTTCCAGTTAGCAAGACTCAGGATGGGGAGCTTTCTGAGTTATCTCAAAATGATGCCTGCAAGAGGCAGAGAATGTTATCGAGTTACTATGATGAGAACCCGAGACTGATCCCCGCACTCCCAGATGAGATTTCACTGCAGATCCTGGCAAGATTGCCTAGAATTTTCTACTTGAACATGAAGCGGGTTTGCCGGAGTTGGAAGGCTGCTATCACCAGCCATGAAGTTTATCATCTGAGAAGAGAACTTGGGATGACTGAAGAATGGTTGTACATACTGACGAAAGTTGAAGAGAATAAGCTTTTGTGGCATGCCTTGGACCCTGTGTCGAGAAAATGGCAGAGGTTGCCACCCATGCCTTATGTTCTTAATGAGGGAGAACCTAAGAGGGTGTTTTCTGGGTTGCGGATATGGAATGTGGTCGGTTCCAGTATCAAGATTGCTGATTTTATAAGAGGTTTACTCTGGCGGAGGGATGCCTCGGATCATACGCCTTTTTGTGGTTGTGCTGTTGCAGCTGTTGATGGCTGCCTCTATGTGTTAGGGGGTTTTTCTGGAGCTTCAATGATGAAGTCTGTTTGGAAATATGACCCTTGCATCAACTCGTGGCAGGAAGTGAGTTCCATGACCATTGGTAGGGCCTTTTGCAAGACAGCTCTGTTAAATGATAAATTATATGTTGTGGGTGGCATAAATAGGGGGAGAAATGGCGTAACTCCTCTACGATCCGCTGAAGTATTTGATCCCCAAACTGGTATGTGGACACAGTTGCCGAGCATGCCTTTTTCGAAAGCCCAAATGATACCTACTGCTTTCTTAGCTGATATACTGAAGCCTATTGCCACTGGGATGGCTTCATATAGGGGTAGGTTATGTGTTCCTCAGAGTTTATACTCATGGCCATTCTTT
This genomic window from Elaeis guineensis isolate ETL-2024a chromosome 13, EG11, whole genome shotgun sequence contains:
- the LOC105033008 gene encoding F-box/kelch-repeat protein At1g22040; the protein is MGSFLSFPVSKTQDGELSELSQNDACKRQRMLSSYYDENPRLIPALPDEISLQILARLPRIFYLNMKRVCRSWKAAITSHEVYHLRRELGMTEEWLYILTKVEENKLLWHALDPVSRKWQRLPPMPYVLNEGEPKRVFSGLRIWNVVGSSIKIADFIRGLLWRRDASDHTPFCGCAVAAVDGCLYVLGGFSGASMMKSVWKYDPCINSWQEVSSMTIGRAFCKTALLNDKLYVVGGINRGRNGVTPLRSAEVFDPQTGMWTQLPSMPFSKAQMIPTAFLADILKPIATGMASYRGRLCVPQSLYSWPFFFDVGGEIYDPENDSWVEMPTGMGDGWPARQAGTKLSVVVNGELYALDPSSSLDSGDIKRYDHQEDVWKVVIQRVPIHDFTDSESPYLLAGFLGKLHVVTKDDENRVAILQADLQKHKQSSPSTSSAPPANFRPENPVSIVDRETDIWKVIASKNFGTAELVSCQVLAV